The Flavobacterium marginilacus genome window below encodes:
- the hemC gene encoding hydroxymethylbilane synthase has protein sequence MAEKTIRIGTRDSELALWQAHTVEKKLNDLGYKTEIIAVKSEGDIILDKPLYELGITGIFTKTLDIAMINGQVDIAVHSMKDVPTALPIGIVQSAVLQRANTLDILVHKGNLDFLETSGTIATGSLRRQAMWLNKYPNHTVVDLRGNVNTRMQKLKDNDWNGAVFAAAGLERINLKPTDFIDLDWMIPAPAQGAMVVVAMANDEFVLDAVSQLNDVETEVCTHIERQFLKILEGGCTAPIGALATYSELEDTFTFKGILLSIDGKQKLEIEKTVDVSEWKKLGFNCAKEILDNGGAELMETIKATLKK, from the coding sequence ATGGCTGAAAAAACAATCAGAATTGGAACACGCGATAGTGAATTAGCGCTTTGGCAAGCTCACACAGTAGAAAAAAAACTAAACGATTTAGGGTATAAAACTGAAATCATTGCCGTAAAATCGGAAGGTGATATTATTCTTGACAAACCGCTGTACGAATTGGGAATCACAGGAATTTTCACCAAAACATTAGATATTGCAATGATTAACGGTCAAGTTGATATTGCCGTGCATTCGATGAAAGACGTTCCAACAGCTTTGCCAATCGGAATTGTACAATCGGCAGTTTTGCAAAGAGCCAATACTTTGGATATTTTGGTTCATAAAGGGAATCTTGATTTTCTGGAAACTAGCGGAACTATTGCCACAGGAAGTCTGCGTCGTCAGGCAATGTGGCTTAATAAATATCCCAATCATACTGTAGTTGATTTGCGTGGAAACGTAAATACTAGAATGCAAAAATTAAAAGATAACGACTGGAACGGAGCTGTCTTCGCAGCTGCAGGTCTGGAAAGAATCAACTTAAAACCGACTGATTTTATAGATTTGGATTGGATGATTCCTGCTCCTGCTCAGGGTGCGATGGTAGTTGTGGCTATGGCCAATGATGAATTTGTTCTGGATGCGGTTTCTCAGCTGAATGATGTCGAAACGGAAGTCTGCACACACATTGAAAGACAATTTCTGAAAATTCTTGAAGGTGGCTGTACCGCGCCAATTGGAGCATTGGCAACTTATTCTGAATTAGAAGATACTTTTACTTTTAAAGGAATTTTATTGTCTATTGATGGAAAACAGAAGTTGGAAATCGAAAAAACAGTAGATGTCAGCGAATGGAAAAAATTAGGTTTCAATTGTGCCAAAGAGATTTTGGATAATGGCGGAGCCGAATTGATGGAAACCATAAAAGCAACTTTGAAAAAATAA
- the tnpA gene encoding IS200/IS605 family transposase: protein MANTYSQLYVQIVFAVKGRQNLISSKWKDELYKYITGIVTNENQKLIAINGMPDHIHILIGLKPNKALSDLVRDIKANSSRFINEKRWINGKFEWQTGFGAFTYSHSHLTNVINYIQNQEKHHKTKTFKEEYIAFLKAFEIDYKDEYVFEELK, encoded by the coding sequence ATGGCAAACACCTATTCTCAATTGTATGTTCAAATTGTATTTGCTGTCAAAGGAAGACAAAACTTGATTTCGAGCAAATGGAAAGACGAATTGTATAAATATATAACGGGAATTGTTACAAACGAAAATCAAAAATTGATTGCCATCAACGGTATGCCTGACCATATTCATATTTTAATTGGTTTAAAACCAAATAAAGCATTGTCGGATTTAGTAAGAGACATAAAAGCCAATTCTTCCCGCTTCATTAATGAAAAAAGATGGATAAATGGTAAATTTGAATGGCAAACTGGATTTGGAGCATTCACCTATAGTCATTCACATTTGACCAACGTAATTAATTATATCCAAAATCAGGAAAAACATCATAAAACAAAAACATTTAAAGAAGAATATATCGCATTTTTAAAAGCATTTGAAATTGATTACAAAGACGAATATGTTTTTGAAGAATTAAAATAA
- the hemE gene encoding uroporphyrinogen decarboxylase produces the protein MIKNDLFLKALKGETVQRPPVWMMRQAGRYLPEFRALRDKYDFFTRCETPELAAEITVQPIRIIGPDAAILFSDILVVPRAMGIHVELKDNLGPIIPNPIRTMEQVNQVYVPDVNETLGYVFDAVKLTKEMLNDEVPLIGFAGSPWTIFCYAVEGKGSKSFDTAKGFCFSNPVAAHTLLQKITDTTILYLKEKVKAGVNAVQIFDSWGGMLSPTDYQEFSWKYINQIVDALAEITPVIVFGKGCWFALNDMGKSKASALGVDWTCSARNARYLSGGNITLQGNFDPSRLLSPIPTIKKMVHEMIDEFGKDKYIVNLGHGILPNIPVDHAKAFIDAVKEYGQ, from the coding sequence ATGATTAAGAACGACCTATTTTTAAAAGCATTAAAAGGAGAAACAGTACAACGCCCGCCGGTTTGGATGATGCGTCAGGCAGGAAGATATTTGCCAGAGTTTAGAGCTTTGCGTGACAAATATGATTTTTTCACCCGTTGTGAAACTCCAGAATTAGCTGCCGAAATCACCGTTCAGCCTATCCGAATAATTGGTCCGGATGCTGCAATATTGTTTTCGGATATTTTGGTTGTGCCAAGAGCAATGGGAATTCACGTAGAATTGAAAGACAATTTGGGGCCAATTATTCCAAATCCAATTCGTACGATGGAGCAGGTAAATCAGGTTTATGTTCCAGATGTAAATGAAACTTTGGGCTATGTTTTTGATGCCGTTAAATTGACCAAAGAAATGCTGAACGATGAGGTGCCTTTGATTGGTTTCGCAGGTTCGCCTTGGACAATTTTTTGTTATGCAGTTGAAGGAAAAGGTTCAAAAAGTTTTGATACTGCCAAAGGATTCTGTTTTTCAAACCCAGTAGCGGCGCATACTTTATTGCAAAAAATTACAGATACCACTATTTTATATTTAAAAGAAAAAGTAAAAGCAGGTGTAAATGCCGTTCAGATTTTTGATTCTTGGGGCGGAATGCTTTCTCCAACAGATTATCAAGAGTTCTCATGGAAATACATCAACCAGATTGTCGATGCTTTGGCCGAAATCACTCCTGTGATTGTTTTCGGAAAAGGATGCTGGTTTGCCCTAAACGATATGGGAAAAAGCAAAGCTTCGGCACTTGGAGTAGATTGGACTTGTTCTGCCAGAAATGCCCGTTATTTGTCGGGTGGTAATATTACTTTACAAGGAAATTTTGATCCGTCAAGATTGCTTTCGCCCATTCCGACTATCAAGAAAATGGTACACGAAATGATTGACGAATTCGGAAAAGACAAATACATCGTAAACCTTGGCCACGGAATTTTACCAAATATTCCTGTAGATCATGCCAAAGCGTTTATTGATGCGGTGAAGGAATACGGTCAATAG
- the hemA gene encoding glutamyl-tRNA reductase: protein MENHNVSKHQFFYSIGLSYKKADAETRGKFSLDTVAKTRLLEQAKNEGIQSLFVTSTCNRTEIYGHAEHPYQLIKLLCENSNGTVEDFQKVAYVYKSQEAISHLFRVGTGLDSQILGDFEIISQIRNGFAEARAMGLSNAFLERLVNAVIQSSKKIKNETEISSGATSVSFASVQYIIKNVPDIGNKNILLFGTGKIGRNTCENLVKHTKNEHITLINRTKDKAEKLAGKLNLIVKDYSELHIELQKADVVVVATGAQNPTIDKAILNLKKPLLILDLSIPKNVNENVKDLEGVTLIHMDHLSQMTDETLENRKAHIPAAEAIIEEIKEEFVAWTKIRKFAPTINALKEKLNTIKNSELDFQSKKISNFNEEQAEIISSRIIQKITTHFANHLKNEDTMVDESIDWIQKVFQIETVTK, encoded by the coding sequence ATGGAAAATCATAACGTTTCGAAGCATCAGTTTTTTTACTCCATCGGATTGAGCTACAAAAAAGCCGATGCAGAAACAAGAGGCAAATTTAGCCTCGATACTGTAGCAAAAACACGTTTGCTGGAACAGGCAAAAAACGAAGGAATCCAGAGTTTGTTCGTGACTTCTACCTGCAACAGAACCGAAATTTACGGGCATGCCGAACACCCTTATCAATTAATCAAATTACTTTGCGAGAACAGCAACGGAACCGTTGAGGATTTTCAAAAAGTGGCGTATGTTTACAAAAGCCAAGAAGCGATTTCTCATTTATTCCGGGTTGGAACCGGTTTGGACAGTCAGATTCTGGGTGATTTTGAAATTATCAGCCAAATCCGAAATGGTTTTGCCGAAGCCAGAGCAATGGGTTTGTCTAATGCTTTTTTGGAACGATTAGTCAATGCGGTAATCCAGTCTAGCAAAAAAATCAAAAATGAAACCGAAATCAGTTCGGGCGCTACTTCGGTATCTTTTGCATCGGTTCAGTATATTATCAAAAATGTTCCAGACATTGGAAACAAAAATATTTTACTTTTCGGAACAGGTAAAATCGGAAGAAATACCTGCGAGAATTTAGTGAAACACACCAAAAACGAGCACATCACCTTAATCAACAGAACCAAAGACAAAGCCGAGAAATTGGCCGGAAAACTGAATCTGATTGTTAAGGATTATTCCGAACTGCATATCGAACTTCAAAAAGCGGATGTAGTTGTGGTAGCTACGGGAGCCCAAAACCCGACTATCGACAAAGCCATTCTAAATTTGAAAAAACCGTTACTGATTCTGGATTTATCGATTCCAAAAAACGTTAACGAAAACGTCAAAGATCTTGAAGGCGTGACTTTGATTCACATGGATCATTTGTCGCAGATGACTGACGAGACGTTGGAAAACAGAAAAGCCCATATCCCAGCTGCTGAGGCTATTATTGAAGAAATAAAGGAGGAATTTGTCGCCTGGACAAAGATTAGAAAGTTTGCTCCAACGATTAACGCCCTGAAAGAGAAGCTGAATACCATTAAAAATTCAGAATTGGACTTTCAAAGCAAAAAAATCTCCAACTTCAACGAAGAACAAGCCGAAATCATCAGTTCAAGAATCATCCAAAAAATCACGACCCATTTTGCCAACCATCTTAAAAATGAAGATACTATGGTAGATGAGAGCATCGATTGGATTCAAAAAGTTTTTCAAATAGAAACGGTTACTAAATAG
- a CDS encoding c-type cytochrome, whose product MKKLVFLLSVLTFLSCKKESEEPFGKSTETTTEVKSPEALGKEIFEGKGNCISCHQVDQKVIGPSIQDIAKIYKDKNGNLVNFLKGESEAIVDPAQFPVMQANLAITKTFTDEELKAVEAYINSNLK is encoded by the coding sequence ATGAAGAAATTAGTATTCTTATTATCCGTTTTGACTTTTCTTTCTTGTAAAAAAGAAAGTGAGGAACCCTTTGGAAAATCCACTGAAACAACAACAGAAGTTAAATCTCCCGAAGCATTAGGAAAAGAAATTTTCGAAGGGAAAGGAAATTGTATCTCTTGCCATCAAGTGGATCAAAAAGTGATTGGACCAAGTATTCAGGACATTGCCAAAATCTACAAAGACAAAAACGGCAATCTTGTCAATTTCCTTAAAGGTGAAAGTGAAGCTATCGTTGACCCTGCTCAATTTCCTGTAATGCAGGCTAATTTGGCAATTACCAAAACTTTTACTGATGAAGAATTAAAAGCGGTTGAAGCTTATATCAATTCGAATCTAAAATAA
- a CDS encoding class I SAM-dependent methyltransferase, with amino-acid sequence MKKSTVNEIKKRFDNDVERFANLETGQVATMDAQISLELLTSASKAIKPKAVNVLDIGCGAGNYTLKMLSKIPNLNSVLIDLSQNMLDKAQERVLATTTGKVETIQGDIRDIELPRNHFDIILAGAVLHHLREDSDWEFVFQKLYNSLSPGGCLMISDLLVQDHEGVNQMVWERYADYLTQHGGQEYQQKVFDYIEIEDTPRSMTYQLELMKKVGFSSVEILHKNACFGTFGGIK; translated from the coding sequence ATGAAAAAATCAACAGTAAATGAAATCAAGAAGCGATTTGACAACGATGTCGAACGTTTTGCAAATTTAGAAACAGGCCAGGTGGCAACAATGGATGCCCAAATATCATTGGAACTTTTAACCTCAGCGTCAAAAGCAATAAAGCCAAAAGCAGTAAATGTTCTTGATATTGGATGCGGAGCAGGGAATTATACTTTGAAAATGCTTTCGAAAATACCCAATTTGAACTCTGTTTTGATTGATTTAAGCCAAAATATGTTAGACAAGGCACAGGAACGTGTTTTAGCAACAACAACGGGGAAAGTAGAAACAATACAAGGCGATATCCGAGATATAGAATTGCCAAGAAACCATTTTGATATCATTTTGGCTGGAGCCGTTCTGCATCATTTAAGAGAAGACTCCGATTGGGAGTTTGTTTTCCAGAAATTATACAACAGTTTATCGCCTGGAGGCTGTCTGATGATTTCAGATTTGTTAGTTCAGGATCATGAAGGAGTAAACCAAATGGTGTGGGAAAGATATGCTGATTATTTGACACAGCACGGAGGTCAGGAATACCAGCAAAAAGTCTTTGATTACATTGAGATTGAAGATACACCAAGATCAATGACCTATCAATTGGAATTAATGAAGAAAGTCGGTTTTTCAAGCGTAGAAATTTTGCATAAAAATGCCTGTTTTGGTACTTTTGGAGGGATTAAGTAA
- a CDS encoding uroporphyrinogen-III synthase, which translates to MKILSTKILADYQKKPLTDAGFELIENDFITVKTKSFDLKNINESLIFSSQNAVESILQHPDLEKLKAKKVYCVGLKTKNLLTDNGFEVVAYTGYASDLAEIITLIYKSETFTFFSGNLRKDTLPNALKEAEVIFNEINVYETTLTPHKIKNSVDAILFFSPSGIESFLKENIIKKEMCFCIGETTASALENKTKNIIIADQPTIENVIEDVIEEYK; encoded by the coding sequence ATGAAAATACTATCAACCAAAATACTTGCCGATTATCAAAAGAAGCCTCTAACTGATGCGGGTTTTGAGCTAATTGAAAATGATTTTATTACTGTCAAAACCAAATCTTTTGATTTAAAAAACATAAATGAAAGTTTGATTTTCAGCAGTCAAAATGCAGTAGAAAGCATTTTACAGCATCCTGATTTAGAAAAATTAAAAGCTAAAAAAGTGTATTGTGTTGGTTTGAAAACCAAAAATTTACTGACTGATAATGGTTTTGAAGTTGTAGCTTATACGGGTTACGCTTCTGATTTAGCCGAAATCATCACTTTGATTTACAAATCAGAAACTTTTACTTTTTTTAGCGGAAACCTTCGAAAAGACACATTGCCAAATGCGTTGAAAGAAGCTGAAGTAATTTTTAACGAAATCAACGTTTACGAAACGACTTTAACACCTCATAAAATAAAAAATTCTGTAGATGCTATTTTGTTTTTCAGTCCTTCAGGGATTGAGAGTTTTCTAAAAGAGAATATAATCAAAAAAGAAATGTGCTTTTGCATCGGCGAAACCACCGCATCAGCATTGGAAAATAAAACAAAAAATATCATCATCGCAGACCAGCCAACTATAGAAAATGTGATTGAGGATGTGATCGAAGAATATAAATAG
- a CDS encoding AraC family transcriptional regulator has product MSSQDIITIEEDFTLLRFQNDSDVSFHAQHEVSSGLIQFHFGLKGKAKFNFNQGSYVLDLNEEKSYLFYNPQKELPLNLELAPNTWVISILISIQKFHRLFSNDAGHIPFLSEENKDKKYYKEGDISPSMAIVLSQLFHYNLNPSIKNLYYKGKGYELLSLYFNRSEDPNAEQCPFLIDEENVYKIKKAKEIIIANMAEPPGLQELADEIGLTLKKLKMGFKQIYGDTVYGYLFDYKMDYARQLLDSGSYNVNEVGLKIGYSTGSHFIAAFKKKFGTTPKKYLMSINSNV; this is encoded by the coding sequence ATGAGTTCACAAGATATTATAACAATTGAAGAGGATTTTACCCTACTTCGTTTTCAAAATGATTCTGATGTTTCCTTTCATGCACAGCATGAAGTCAGCAGCGGGCTGATTCAATTCCATTTTGGATTAAAGGGCAAAGCCAAATTTAACTTTAATCAAGGGAGTTATGTATTGGATTTGAATGAGGAGAAGTCTTATTTATTTTATAATCCGCAAAAAGAATTACCGCTTAATCTGGAATTAGCACCTAATACTTGGGTAATCTCCATTTTAATTTCGATTCAAAAATTTCACCGCTTATTTTCGAATGATGCTGGGCATATTCCTTTTTTGAGCGAAGAAAACAAAGATAAAAAATATTATAAAGAGGGAGATATCAGTCCGTCGATGGCAATTGTTTTGAGTCAATTGTTTCATTATAATCTTAATCCTTCCATCAAGAATCTATATTACAAAGGCAAAGGTTACGAATTATTGAGCCTGTATTTCAATCGCTCCGAAGATCCCAATGCCGAACAATGTCCGTTTTTGATTGATGAAGAAAACGTTTATAAAATTAAAAAAGCCAAAGAAATCATCATCGCCAATATGGCTGAACCTCCAGGTTTACAAGAATTGGCAGACGAAATTGGCTTAACGTTAAAGAAACTCAAAATGGGTTTCAAGCAAATCTATGGCGACACCGTTTATGGCTATCTTTTTGATTACAAAATGGATTACGCCCGTCAATTGCTGGACAGCGGTTCTTATAATGTTAATGAAGTGGGACTGAAAATTGGTTACAGCACCGGAAGCCATTTTATTGCGGCCTTCAAGAAAAAATTTGGTACTACTCCCAAAAAATACCTGATGTCGATTAATTCGAATGTGTAA
- a CDS encoding anti-phage dCTP deaminase: protein MLEDSFDYVCIDIKLSEFIKKKFNINGSAKSFNYYNSLINKGNELREIHGNDILAKLTIHQITKNRQHKSKSPEDLVKSKRVCYIVNSIKNHDEYKLLKMVYQNIFYFIGVFSPLDIRRKNLKDKGIKNPDIEKLVEIDSEQNFPHGQKVTKTFTTAGYFLRIEDSHEQLIKSKIERFLDLIFGTNIITPNYYETAMYLASSSSANSACLSRQVGASITNKKGDVISVGWNDVPKFGGNLYNSSDDFSNDHRCVNKKGGKCFNDEEKDFLTEVIVEELIESKLISNEKKADLFKQLRDSRIKDLIEFSRAVHAEMHAIINASQKTGSEMIGGKLFCTTYPCHNCARHIVASGITEIYYIEPYKKSLALKLHDDSITENENEKDRVKILMYDGVSPTRYIDLFKMFDGDVRKKDNNKILIKKKNASPRKSISLDAIPYLEKKATKELKNISTFEDLI, encoded by the coding sequence ATTTTAGAAGATTCATTTGATTATGTATGTATTGATATAAAATTAAGTGAATTTATTAAAAAGAAGTTTAATATAAATGGATCTGCAAAATCATTTAATTATTATAATTCATTAATAAATAAAGGAAATGAATTAAGAGAAATACATGGAAATGATATTTTGGCTAAACTTACGATTCATCAAATTACAAAAAACAGACAACATAAATCCAAAAGTCCTGAGGATTTAGTTAAATCTAAAAGAGTGTGTTATATTGTAAATTCAATAAAAAATCATGATGAATATAAACTACTTAAAATGGTTTATCAGAATATTTTTTATTTTATAGGTGTTTTTTCCCCTCTGGATATCAGACGTAAAAATTTGAAAGATAAAGGAATCAAAAACCCGGATATTGAAAAATTAGTAGAGATAGATTCTGAACAAAATTTTCCTCATGGCCAAAAAGTAACTAAAACCTTTACAACTGCAGGTTACTTTTTAAGAATAGAAGACAGCCATGAACAATTAATTAAATCAAAAATAGAAAGATTTTTAGATTTAATTTTTGGAACTAATATTATTACTCCTAATTATTATGAAACGGCAATGTATTTGGCTTCTTCTTCCTCTGCTAATTCAGCTTGTCTTTCGAGACAAGTAGGAGCATCAATTACTAATAAAAAAGGAGATGTAATATCCGTGGGTTGGAATGATGTTCCAAAATTTGGAGGAAACCTTTATAATTCGTCAGATGATTTTTCTAATGATCATCGATGTGTAAATAAAAAAGGAGGAAAATGTTTTAATGATGAGGAAAAAGATTTTCTAACTGAAGTAATTGTTGAAGAACTAATAGAAAGTAAATTAATTTCTAATGAAAAAAAAGCAGATTTGTTTAAGCAATTGAGAGATTCAAGGATTAAAGATCTTATTGAGTTTTCAAGAGCTGTTCATGCGGAAATGCACGCAATCATAAATGCTTCTCAAAAAACAGGGTCAGAAATGATTGGAGGAAAGTTATTCTGTACTACATATCCTTGTCACAATTGTGCTAGACATATTGTGGCATCAGGAATCACCGAAATATATTATATAGAGCCTTATAAAAAAAGTTTAGCCTTAAAATTACATGATGACTCAATTACTGAAAATGAAAACGAGAAAGATCGAGTTAAAATTTTAATGTATGATGGTGTTTCACCTACAAGATATATTGATTTATTTAAAATGTTTGATGGTGATGTAAGGAAAAAGGACAACAATAAAATTCTAATTAAGAAAAAAAATGCCTCCCCAAGAAAAAGTATTTCTTTAGATGCAATTCCTTATTTAGAAAAAAAAGCGACAAAAGAATTAAAAAATATAAGTACATTTGAGGACTTAATTTAA
- the hemF gene encoding oxygen-dependent coproporphyrinogen oxidase: MKNKFYQYIQNLQDQIVAGLEAVDGQAKFKEDLWERPEGGGGRTRVIENGAVFEKGGVNISAVHGKLPDSMQKLFNVGEADFFACGLSLVLHPKSPMVPTVHANWRYFEMYDDNGNVIQQWFGGGQDLTPYYLFEEDAKHFHQTCKTACDKHNPEFYPKYKKQCDAYFWNAHRNEARGIGGLFFDYCKASEQMSMENWFNFVTEVGNSFLEAYVPIVERRKNLPYSPEQKSWQEIRRGRYVEFNLVHDKGTLFGLKTNGRIESILMSLPPHVQWVYDHHPEAGSEEEKLLKVLESPIEWLAL; encoded by the coding sequence ATGAAAAACAAATTTTATCAATACATACAAAACCTTCAAGACCAAATCGTAGCCGGATTAGAAGCTGTTGATGGTCAGGCTAAATTCAAAGAAGACCTTTGGGAACGCCCGGAAGGCGGAGGAGGAAGAACCCGCGTGATTGAAAACGGAGCCGTTTTCGAAAAAGGCGGTGTAAATATCTCAGCTGTTCATGGTAAATTACCAGACAGTATGCAAAAATTATTCAATGTAGGCGAAGCTGATTTTTTTGCCTGCGGACTGAGTTTGGTTTTACATCCAAAAAGCCCAATGGTACCAACCGTTCATGCTAATTGGCGTTATTTCGAAATGTACGATGATAACGGAAACGTGATTCAGCAATGGTTTGGCGGCGGACAGGATTTAACGCCCTATTATCTGTTTGAAGAAGATGCAAAACACTTTCATCAAACGTGTAAAACTGCTTGCGACAAACACAATCCGGAGTTTTATCCAAAATACAAAAAGCAATGTGATGCCTATTTTTGGAACGCACATCGCAACGAAGCCCGCGGAATTGGCGGTTTGTTCTTCGATTATTGCAAAGCAAGTGAGCAAATGTCAATGGAAAATTGGTTTAACTTTGTTACTGAAGTTGGGAATAGTTTCTTAGAAGCTTACGTTCCGATAGTAGAAAGAAGAAAAAATTTACCATATTCACCAGAACAAAAAAGCTGGCAGGAAATCCGAAGAGGCCGATATGTAGAGTTCAATTTGGTGCACGACAAAGGCACATTATTCGGCTTAAAAACCAATGGTCGAATAGAAAGTATTTTGATGAGTTTACCCCCTCATGTGCAATGGGTTTACGATCATCATCCTGAAGCGGGAAGTGAAGAAGAAAAGTTATTGAAAGTTCTTGAATCTCCTATTGAGTGGTTAGCTCTGTAA
- the hemB gene encoding porphobilinogen synthase, with amino-acid sequence MFPLHRGRRLRVNESIRSLVRETTLSPSDFMFPMFIAEGENVNVAIPSMPGIFRRSIDLTVEEVKELFALGIRAVNIYVKVSEDLKDNTGKEAWNKDGLMQQAIRAIKTACPEMIVMPDVALDPYSIYGHDGIITNGDVENDATNDALVKMAVSHAQAGADFVAPSDMMDGRVLRLREGLDKAGFHNVGIMSYSAKYASAFYGPFRDALDSAPREADVVVPKDKKTYQMDYANRIEAVKEALWDVEEGADMVMVKPGIAYLDIVREVKNAVNVPVTVFHVSGEYAMIKAASERGWLDNDKIMMEQLMCIKRAGASLISTYFAKEAAILLNK; translated from the coding sequence ATGTTCCCATTACACAGAGGCAGAAGACTCCGAGTAAACGAATCCATTCGTTCATTAGTTCGTGAAACCACATTAAGTCCTTCCGATTTCATGTTCCCGATGTTTATTGCCGAAGGCGAAAACGTAAACGTTGCGATTCCATCAATGCCTGGAATCTTCCGTCGTTCGATAGATTTGACGGTGGAAGAAGTCAAAGAATTATTTGCTTTGGGTATTCGTGCAGTCAATATTTACGTAAAAGTAAGCGAAGATTTAAAAGACAATACAGGAAAGGAAGCTTGGAACAAGGACGGATTAATGCAACAGGCCATTCGTGCGATTAAAACAGCATGTCCTGAGATGATTGTTATGCCAGATGTGGCTTTGGATCCGTATTCCATTTACGGTCACGACGGAATCATTACCAATGGCGATGTCGAAAATGATGCTACGAACGATGCTCTGGTAAAAATGGCCGTTTCGCACGCCCAAGCAGGTGCCGATTTTGTAGCTCCATCGGATATGATGGACGGACGTGTATTACGCTTGCGCGAAGGATTAGATAAGGCAGGTTTCCACAATGTTGGAATTATGAGTTACTCGGCTAAGTATGCATCTGCGTTTTACGGTCCTTTTCGTGATGCTCTGGACAGTGCGCCTAGGGAAGCTGATGTTGTGGTTCCAAAAGACAAAAAAACATACCAAATGGACTATGCGAATCGAATCGAAGCTGTCAAAGAAGCGCTTTGGGATGTTGAAGAAGGTGCCGATATGGTAATGGTGAAACCTGGAATCGCATATTTGGACATCGTCCGTGAAGTTAAAAACGCCGTGAATGTTCCGGTAACTGTTTTTCACGTATCGGGCGAATATGCAATGATCAAAGCCGCCTCCGAAAGAGGATGGCTGGATAATGACAAAATCATGATGGAGCAGTTAATGTGTATCAAAAGAGCCGGAGCCAGTTTGATTTCGACTTATTTTGCCAAAGAAGCTGCCATTCTTTTAAACAAATAA
- a CDS encoding class I SAM-dependent methyltransferase — translation MEEIWKDRWNERYSSEQFAYGKEPNKYLKNELDKLKSGTILFPAEGEGRNAVYAAKKGWNVFAFDISSEGKRKALQLADSNNVKISYEIGELETMNYETGQFDAIALIYAHFPANIKSQYHRILDTYLRKDGVVIFEAFSKKHLEYVQKDAKVGGPKDIESLFSIEEIQSDFPDYDFEELTEIEIELNEGEFHNGKGSVIRFVGRKK, via the coding sequence ATGGAAGAAATTTGGAAAGACCGATGGAACGAAAGATACAGCAGCGAACAGTTTGCATACGGAAAGGAACCTAATAAATACCTGAAAAATGAATTAGATAAACTAAAATCCGGAACCATTCTTTTTCCAGCTGAAGGAGAAGGGCGCAATGCTGTGTATGCAGCCAAAAAAGGCTGGAACGTTTTTGCATTCGACATCAGTTCGGAGGGAAAAAGGAAAGCATTACAACTTGCCGATTCCAATAATGTAAAAATCAGTTATGAAATTGGCGAATTAGAGACAATGAATTATGAAACAGGTCAATTTGATGCAATAGCTCTTATTTATGCTCATTTTCCTGCGAACATTAAATCACAATATCACAGGATTTTGGATACGTATCTGCGAAAAGACGGTGTTGTAATTTTTGAAGCTTTCAGCAAAAAACATCTGGAATATGTTCAAAAAGATGCGAAAGTTGGCGGTCCAAAAGATATTGAATCGCTATTCTCCATCGAAGAAATACAGTCTGATTTTCCAGATTATGATTTTGAAGAATTGACAGAAATAGAAATTGAACTTAACGAGGGAGAATTTCACAATGGAAAAGGATCGGTAATACGATTTGTGGGACGAAAAAAGTAA